The DNA segment CATGCCCGCGAACTCCGCTACGGCACGCTTCATGGCCGCAAGGTGCTGATCTACCAGGGCCGCGCCCATTACTACGAGACCGGCGACCCGGCGGCGATGCGCGTGCCGCTCGGCGTGCTCACCGCCTTCGGCTCGCCGCCTTTGATCCTGACCAACGCGGCGGGCTCGCTCTGCGCCGAGATGCGGCCGGGCAGCCTCGCCCTGATCACCGACCACATCAACCTGAACGGCCCCAACCCGCTCGTCGGCGACACGGGCGACGGCCGCTTCGTGCCGATGGTCGACGCCTATGACCCGCATCTGCGCGGCAGGCTGCAGCGCGCCGCCCGGACGGCGGCGGTGTCGCTCGGCGAGGGCGTCTACATGTGGTTCTCGGGGCCGAGCTTCGAGACGCCGGCCGAGATCCGCATGGCCAAACTCCTCGGCGCCGATCTGGTCGGCATGTCGACCGTGCCCGAGACCATCCTGGCGCGGCGCTGCGGCCTGCGCGTCGCCGGGCTCTCCATCGTCACCAACATGGGCGCGGGGCTCAATGGCGGCGCGCCGCACCATGCCGAGACGCGCGATGTCGCCGCGCTCGCGGCGGGCGCATTGCGGCGCCTGCTGCGTGCCTTCCTGTCGGAGCTGTGAACCATGACCGATGCCGCTTTCGCCCGGCGGGCGCTTTCCCTGCTCGACCTGACCGATCTCGCCGACGACGCCACGGAAGAGGGGGCGCGCGATCTCTGCCGGCGCGCCGTCTCAGGGCCGGTGCCGGTCGCGGCGGTCTGCCTGTGGCCGCAATTCGTCGCTACGGCGCGGGCCGCGCTCGGCGACGGTCCGGTCAGCATCGCGACCGTGGTCAATTTCCCCGATGGCGACACGCCGATCGCACCCGCGATGCGCG comes from the Bosea sp. (in: a-proteobacteria) genome and includes:
- a CDS encoding purine-nucleoside phosphorylase, with product MAADPAFDEVASILAGHGVGAIDCAIVLGTGLGTVAEDIQDAVRIPYFALPGFPRGEVSGHARELRYGTLHGRKVLIYQGRAHYYETGDPAAMRVPLGVLTAFGSPPLILTNAAGSLCAEMRPGSLALITDHINLNGPNPLVGDTGDGRFVPMVDAYDPHLRGRLQRAARTAAVSLGEGVYMWFSGPSFETPAEIRMAKLLGADLVGMSTVPETILARRCGLRVAGLSIVTNMGAGLNGGAPHHAETRDVAALAAGALRRLLRAFLSEL